ATGCTGTCACACACTCacttttctttgtatttcagaaaaatagaatatttcgaTTTTGTAGAATAGACAATATAGGAGCTCATGTTTGAATCACAATCGGTTACAAAAAGCTATTTCTAAATGTTCACAGAGGAAGCAAACTATGTTTTACATTATGACGAAAAGTTGGACtatttcacataaaaaaatacaaaagaaatagtgagtggtagACATCATTGCTCTCAATAACATTATCACCCATTGTTGTGCTAATAACTGTTTAGTTTTAATTGAAATActtttaaagtgtcataactttccgacttacatcagattttgatgataattttagcattgtgtatgtttgattttgctgCACCTATTCAAACTTGatgggtagacttgacctttattaaagaaaaataggggCAGAAAAACACCAAGAATGCACTATGGCCTGTATAAAGTTTACAAAGGATGGCACAAAGCATTCATACTATTTGGCACCTGTTACTCTCCCATGGGTACTTCTCAAAGTAATATAGCTAAAAACATTGCTAACAATATTGGGGAAGATAATCATTCATGAAGTAAAAGGTCTCTCATGACACTAAAATCCAATTGTTGAGAGACATGCATATGTCTCAGGGCCTTTCAcacatgaatcttgaatcaacattataatgatgattgctattgtaatcgtgacggTGATTAGCGTTGGTGactctaatcatgttctagtttggtttcacacatgcTAAATCTTCGTCATtaaccttatttttcactggcaTCATtctaattacaatttttttaccgTTTGAAAGGGCGGCAAATTGAATGAATTGTTGGGATTTATCATGAAGTCAACTATTGTGTGTCCCCATGCATAGACTTACTTTGGTATCTAACAATCCAACTCAATTTTCTTTCCATACATCCTTCGAGTTATTAAAGTTGGATTGTCATCCTGCCTGTCAAGCCAAAAATGCTGTTTTTTCCCCCTACCTATTCAGTGACTGCAGTATCGACCAGCAATGTATTACAAAACACGTGCATTGACGCTTCAGAAAATACTCATGCTTGGATCTATGCAACATTCTCCCACATAGAGTTTCAAGAGAAAGACGGCAAACAGAGGCAAAAATATATTAACAGTATCTCTGTTTTCCTGAAAAGACTGAACATGGTCAATTTGCTGattgttgctatggtaactcaTCCAACTATctccaattaaaaaaatgcacattCGTTACTACAATACCATTTTCATGTCACTAAAATTGGAATCTGGGAAGAGGATTTTAATTAATTAGAACGAAGCAAGTTCAGATAGAATTCTTTCAGTCTCTCTTGTCCTCTTTACCTTCAGTGATAATTTCGTAATATCCCTAACCAGTGGCACCAGAACGTTCTATTCATACAAAGCGTGGGAGAGGCAAATTTTTGTGtgtaaccacccccccccccatctttgtCTGAGCTGAATGCTCTGGCCCCATCATCCCTTATAGCTGACACCCTAGGAACACTCTAATTTCTAAGGTGAACTTTAACCCCTGGAAGACCTAAAGGACCACTCTTTGATCACGAAGGGTTGAGTTGCATACAGACTTTGCACAGGTGGGTTATATAGACCTAGTGGTAATCTCTTGGCCTGTCTAACTCTGTACTCTATTGAACTTTTTTCACAATGACATTTTCTGACTCCAGACTTTACTTCTTGCGAAAGACCTCCCTCCTACTGATCTTCTTGGCCTTAGCATTGGTCTTGGGTGGTGGTGCTGCTCCTGCTTCAACATGTCTGCGGTGCAAACTGgacaaaaataaagacaaaatggaAATGATTGAAGCCAAGTCCATATTCTGGTTTAGAAATCTAATTTTGATAGGAAATGGTTAGAAGCAACCCTAACATGTTCATCATATGCCAGAGTGCTTATTCAGAACAACAAAGTTTGATTGAAATAATTCAGGTttgcttgaaattatatttaattaattaCCACATGCTTTTCCTGGTGTAACTAACAGAGGAAACTACATGTGGGACCACACTGTAAACAGAAAAGCATTTTTCAGAGTTTTCTGATCTTCCTTTGAtcattacataattatacattttcatgaaaatcattcAGGAGAtgtcattcatttctttatttctgtgaattattttttcaatttcattttctgttgTTATCACTACCAGCGTTTATATTTAATAGTTATTGAGAGGGAAAATGGGCCTGAAACACAAAGATTAGCCATGGATCGTACAGTTGATTTGTACACTTGATTGCACATAATGACCAATGCAATGTAATCAGTGAGAATTCACAGTACATCAttaaccacaagaaaggataacCAGTCGTTTGTAGAGTCACTCGtaactttataaaacaccctCTTTGGAGTCCAAAGAGAATCAATGTCATGCTCTCCTTTCTATACTTACTACTTGTATGTTTCTGATCTGATGTAATCAAAGACATGTGACACACCCACTTGGAACTGATCAGCAATGGGTGGTACCCAAGGGTTGTTTTCTGCCTTCATGATGTTTCTTCCAGTAAACAGATCTAGCTTACCTGTAGTTTacaaagaaggggggggggggtaggggtggGTAGAAGACAGTTAAAATTAAAATGgtcatatttaaaacaaaacaaaactagcACACCAATGATGTGGAGGTCATCCAGCATCTTGCAAAGAAATTCaacacaatttttaattccagccaagttgacactgtagtgaattatattggtgacatatatatgaggaaacagaattgaaattgaagaaattacacagaagcatttttttctatttatgaataaattaaaaaaaattagcataaataatatTCTAGTAAATATTTCTAAATGCTGTGTAGAATCTTAgggaacctcatgtagctctcagatgtgattctctgtgatttatgaataaattttgcataaattagcctaaataatttcatactcaaattttcaagattctgtgtagaagtttggtgaaattcttgaagctctaccagatggaaaaaaataaaaataggtcaacaaataaagaagaagcattttttgtgagttttgaaaaatgtgcataaattagcatatttaatgagtttcaaaattctgtgtagaagtctTGAatccccacctagtgctatcatataaagtgaacagaattgaaatcggacttgaaatgatgaagaagaagcattttgaaattgtggacgaaCGACAGACCACGGACGCCaagccacggcataagctcatctggcccatatggccggatgagctaaaaaattgatttgcatGGTATTCAATATTGTTCATatggatttatttaaaaaacagcAAGGAAAAAGAAATCGTATTCATGCTAACAATTTCAAGATATCTGTGATTGAAAAATCATCATTTAGTTTTTCTGCTGGGGACCTTAATTTTAACACATGTGGTATATGGTATGAAATTAAGTCTGTGTTTCTGGTAactttttcacttttttgaggcatgaaataataatattcaggtGCAAATTTCAGGGCTTCATCTTTATAACATACAGACACAGTTAAAAAGTGGCACCTTGCATTTCAGAATTTTAAAAGTTAAAGTCATTATTAATCAAAGTctttaaataaagaaattcaCAAAGCTACACACGTTAGGAAGACAAAATAAGCCTTGATAGCCACTGGCCACCAGATATAAACGGACATtccaggggaccgtttcatgaaagttgtcagcaccagggttgttgatttttttgattttttaaaaaaaatcaaaaaaatctgatttttttttatttaaatctgatttttatgatttaaatcagattttttttatttttttccaacgaaaaataatggtcacacttaacaagttttaaactatatttaaactgttttacaccaataatagtggtcaagtagtcttttgaacattgtgtattgtactatttgacacaataatccacttatatacaggtaattttttttattttttttttatttatttgcattatagagagggacattttatggaagcccaagtaatgttatgtattatgtatacattCAAACTCTTGAAATTTTTATATCAGTCAGTTCAAAACATCCGAAGTGTTACTCCAATGCATGAAGTACTCAAAGaacttaaataataataataattcaatactTATATAGCGCCTAACAAAAtttctctaagcgctttacatcacaaaacaaaacTACTTAACTTAATAAACTAAACTTACTTATCAACTTAACTACCTTACATAACTAAACATCCAACGTAACTACCTTACATATCTAAAATACTAGCTTAACTACGGGCatattaactttaaaaatcatactaTTTACGGAAGAGATATGTCTTAAGTGCTACTTTAAAGGAACTTAGAGAAGAATGGGATCTTAAGCTAAAAGGAAGTGAGTTCCAGAGTGTAGGAGCCACAATTGAAAAGGCTCTGTCGCCATGGGTGTGGGAGGTTGCACTGGGAACAACTAAAAGGTTCTTGTTGGATGACCGAAGTGATCGGGAGGGTTGGTAGGTGTTGATCATGCTCGCGATGTATGAGGGGGACTTTCCTTGGATGCTCTTGAATGTTATGACGAGGATTTTGAAGATAATACACTTCTCTACTGGTAGCCAGTGCAGTTGCTTGAGTGATTTGGATATATCCTGTTTTCGAGGGACTTTATTGACAATTCTAGCAGCAGTGTTCTGTATTCTTTGTAGCTGAGAGATGagattttgtgaatttttgagaatttccaacaaaattgacattattaaaggcacgcaaatatacatgtaattcttatCAAATGTACACATATGCCTTCAACTTAAGTAATTGAAAGAATGGGTATTAATAGTAACAAGAAGGAGGTACATACAAGTAGTTCAGCTGTTTTGTAAAAGTATCCAAGTTGTGGACTTTGAGCACCTTTgtagattttatatattattttattgaagattTAACAGTTTGGTGTCATACAGAgagttatttatcattacttcgttagaaacttgttgttttcatcagttttgcttgttttacaatttgaaaataaaacagtggtgttaaatcagactccatgagggtgtatcattcttttaaagtatctctaaagcatgtggaacagaaatgaaaatgattacattgaaagtatctgttaagaagaagagaaaatagagaaaactaattttttttataaaagttgatttaaatcagtgatttttttgaaaaaaatcaagtgatttaaatcgtgatttaaatcatgatttaaattgaCATGATTGAAATCAAACAACCCTGCACTGACAAGATGTCTttctctgacagttaccatagtaacagtcagtgGCCAGAGCTTCTCAGCCAAtaaaaaccaaggatttcactgaaatagtcagcactgacaatttagtcagtgctgacaactttcatgaaacacccccagatCTGGCCAATGTAAGCTATATGAGTGACTTACCCAGTTCATGGGGCAGAACTGTGATTCTGTTGCTTTGAATATGAAGCTCTCTCAATTTCGGCAGATTTCCAATGGCTTTAGGGAGGGAGATCAGGTCATTGTCTCTTACACAAAGCTAAAATGCAAAAGACATGTGACATGATTAAGAGACATACCTTCATGTAATATAAAGCTAAGGGATTGTATACTGTCTACTGAACTGAACAATCAACCTAATGCTTGTTattctctctctaaaaaaagtttattttgaagGTTTGGTAATTTATAATGTTAAGTTTGATATCCCATATCATCCTCACTCACACATGAGCCAAGTTTGGTATTGATCAGTCCAATGGCTCATTAGTCATTGTGAGACAGGTGGACGAATGAAAGACCCAATAAATTACATCCCCACCAACCATCAAAGGTGGGAGGAGGCATAATGAATCAGGAGTGctttataatttatttcaattgaattgaatttaatttatcttatttcattcttcataaaaacacatatacaagatacaagtaaaaaaatgatgaacatATTTACATGGTTATAGAATATAGCATTTAAGATAATAACTTAACataagagaaaaacaaagaaaacaatttatGTTGAATGAGGGGTcaacaaaaaagagcaatttgACTTGTTGAGCGTTGACCCTAAAATAAATATGTGATagtaagagggggggggggggacaaaaacgAAAAAGTCAAAGTCGTGGTggtgaacatacatgtataatattaaGTTACTGAGTGCaagtttaataaaaataatcgaAAGGAACGTTTAAAGCTATTAACAGAAAGTTGATTCTTAAGGTGGTTTGGAATAGTACTCCAAAGATGAGGACCTCTATTTGACATTACTGCCTAACTGAACTGTCTTTATTTTGTTGcttctgggggccgtttcataaagccgtttgtaagttaagagcgactttaagaatgactggtgatcctttcttacgggctaaaccatcgccaatgaatataccatttaacacaagaaaggatcaccagtctttcttaaagtcgctcttaacttacaaacagctttatgaaacacccacctgatcaCACCACCACTACTAGGTATTTAAAATGTGCCATCTCTCTAAATATAATATATCCTTGAGATGCACCATGATGATTACCCCCagcctcccccccaaaaaagtctAGACACTCAGACAGATACTTCCTTTCAATAATACGAAACATTTCATGACATTTTTCAAGCTCATCtgacaagtttttattttttttcttctttaacattttgttaatgatttacTAGAATTGATTGTACttcaaatacatatttttaaagtaaataaataatgaggtgaaatatatcttttttaaagTATTAGTTTGTTACTCACCACTTCTAATTTGCTCAGCTGTTCAATTTCTTCAGGAAGCACTTCAAAGTCATTGTCGCTGAGATACAGTGCTCGCAGTGTGTCTATTATAGAAAGATATATTCATACAATGttgaataataaaatgcaaatcaaACCAGAATAATGAGTTTATTGGtatgaaataaaaggaaaaaaatcataaagctGTAAAGTTACACttaactttacgcacgactgcaACAAGTTCTTAGGTGCAAATTCAGCTAAATAGTCACCAATTTGTGTAAAGTCATTCAttacttacaaacagctttatgaaacactcaccaaGAGTGACGGCAGGAATTTTAGATAAATTATGGTTTGAAAAGTGGAATCCCTTTCCTTGTGAATTTACTAAATTGGCAATTGTTATTTAGTGGATATCAAAAGTTGTCATGTGGTTACTCCCAGGGTAGTTGTGTATGAAAATTGTTCTTATTTTCTTGCAAGTGTCATTTCAGACAGAGCCAGTAAACTTACATCAaagacaaaatatgaatacCGGTATGTGCACATAGGCAATACATAAAAGGAATTAAACTCCTGTAAATGAACATTCTGAGGGGAAAAATTCATCATGTATGTTGAAACACATGAGAAAGAAGCAAAACTTTTCCGTATCTGGGATATTACTAATTTATCCAATTTGAATTGCTTTCTAGCTCATTCAGCttgtcttcttatttttttccttcactttTCTTCTCCGTTACATTTAGTTTTGGAAATGTGCCTCTCACTCTTCCCTATATGTTTAGGAAGAATAATGGAAAgaatgcttgaaatataaatggaAGAATTAGAACAATTAGAATaaaaggaaggaaaataaaagagaaacagAAAGGAGGTATATAAATTGTATAACTTACCCAATAAGAAGAAATTTCCAGGCAAGCTATTCTCATTGAGGTTGTTGTATGTGAGATCCAGTATTTCTAGTTTGGGAAATGATCCAAAGCCTCTAGGTAAGCTGTACAATCTGTTCATgctgaaatcaataaataataataacaataataataggcatttctATACCACCAGCTACGTGCATCTATTATCTAATCCCAGGTACACTATTACCCCGACTTTAGCTGGAGCTGCCATTCCACTGCTAAGTGCATTCAAGGATAACACtgtgccaggtacccattcacctcacctgggttgagtgcagcacaatatgggtaTACTCCATGCTGAAGGataacacgccatggctgggattcaaacccacgaccctctgattaaaaGATGAGATTTATACCATGACATGCTCGCACAGAAGGAATCATACATGTGTCAACTGCCATGGATCTATTTTGGATGGATATTCTCCATTTTGTCAATAGATTTATTGTGAATGTCTCTGCCAATGTTGTCTCAATAACATTTTATTCATGTTAATTTAGTTTGATCTCCCAAGGTCGGCCATCCAAATAAACTTAGCAAGCCATTGTGAGAAagctaaagtaaaaaaaagaatccCTAAAGTTTTACTTATTAAGATCTTTTGTCAgcatgaaatgtacatgtacttgaatgGGAAAAATGTCACCAGAATGTGATTGCTTCGGACAGATCATGATGCCATTGTCTTTGAACCCCCGACTTGGGCATACTGAAAGCCGGTAAAAacattgtaatttattttagCTTAAAATCCTTGTACTTTGATCTTATGTGGCAAAATAGATGATATAAAATTGAGAAAGTAATTCatacaaattgaaattaaattgaaatgacaATGCCACCTTAATGGTAGTCTACATATGGACATTATTTGTTAAGACTCACTCACCTGCACCAATACATCAGTCTTCTCTCTTCTCACCTTCTCCTACTAGAAGGTGAAAAGAGAGAGGACTAATGTATTGGTGAAAGGTGAGTGAGTCCTAACAAATAACTCCTAATGTCCAGATCTAGACTACCTTAATGGGGGAAAAGGTTTCAATGACTGTATAAATTTGTAAAGTTTGTCAACATGACGAAAACTAAATCTTATGGGGctctgcaagaaacttatgttcaattcgAAATTAAGTGTAAGTCCAAAAATCAAGTTCAATTCCTATAATCTAAAAGAaaatttgttgttgattttgCATTAAATACTTCAATTGCAACTAAACTTTCTTACAAAATGATCTTACTCTTGATTAAGGGACTTATGcctgatttgcaattgaatataagtttcttgcaacagcCAATAAGAAATATAAGTTACAATTTAAGAGACTTACCCAACATTTAAGATTTTGAGATTTTGCATCGAGCTTATATTTGTAGGTAGCTCCTCTATGTGGTTGTTGAATAGATTGAGGGATTCCAGATTTGTCAGCTCTACTATATGTGGTGGAACAACtagatacaaaataaatatacacgcaTATTAATTATATTTCACAACTTCAAGAttttatatagatatatactGTTATATTTGTGCAAAGTAAATGGTGACTATAATTAATAGTTGGGTGCTGGAGAAAGAATTCTACACTGACGTTAGGCTTGCATCAAATAAATAACACTTGTAGCATATAGAGCTACTTAACCccaaaaggactgggctatttgagatgtattgaggacgggggggggggggggcatgatggcccccctTTTGATCCCGGCTGTCgttcgcgcgatcgcgccgaaatttggcaaGAACATTCTTTACCACTTAAACTACAAGCTAgtataaaaaaattctgaaaataattatttaaaggtttccacagAGAAAAGTTGCGAAAGCCAATTTTTCCttataatgtatttctttgtttttagaattcatgtatttctttgttttttcatcttttgtttttcattgtttttttaatggaaattattacagaccatttaacaactaaattaattaaccctatagcacctacagattcctatgcataatggcaattactcactggaggaaacaataaaactggtaataagtaggcattgttccaaacaaattgaaatagttttttataaatttacttttgttcattacaagttatatttattttgtagcataggacctgttgaatagaatggtacatggcaaagttcaatcagatgtatgaatattgacctttgacaatcatttgcagagcgagaagaaaaaaaacaaaagttcgggtttcagccgccccagtcccacgccttaaaaaaaatgtaaagtatcactgacagaatactaaagttttcgccaaaccttggatcaaatatgtcaaaaattaattccaactcacatctagatgtcactctgtgtgatattcaacgttttgatgaacatatagcaacacccgagcttcttcggcgaagtaagtggttttccgagacatagacgcagccatctttgctgagatcgactgcgcaagtctggaacttgctacacaccgatgcatgtcaatcggtttttctctattatactcaatagaagcatacacttttctatgcagatctatgtagcagccaacctatacggtatgcacacgcaatattaccacggtaaGAGATACTATAGCGCAAAGAAAACGTACGGGCGGTTAAGGGCGGTTCAGTGTGTAATAGGAAGGGCGGTCTCGGGCGGTTCAGGTGCTAAAGGGTTAAGCAGACCAaattagaacgaaaaataatcacccttttatgaatttcatct
This genomic interval from Lytechinus pictus isolate F3 Inbred chromosome 3, Lp3.0, whole genome shotgun sequence contains the following:
- the LOC129256367 gene encoding ras suppressor protein 1-like — translated: MSKSVKKQVDDARENRHQDLDLSDKSISKLQDIPGLFSLSNLVRLTLSHNKIDVVPPHIVELTNLESLNLFNNHIEELPTNISSMQNLKILNVGMNRLYSLPRGFGSFPKLEILDLTYNNLNENSLPGNFFLLDTLRALYLSDNDFEVLPEEIEQLSKLEVLCVRDNDLISLPKAIGNLPKLRELHIQSNRITVLPHELGKLDLFTGRNIMKAENNPWVPPIADQFQVGVSHVFDYIRSETYKYLHRRHVEAGAAPPPKTNAKAKKISRREVFRKK